A stretch of the Engraulis encrasicolus isolate BLACKSEA-1 chromosome 19, IST_EnEncr_1.0, whole genome shotgun sequence genome encodes the following:
- the LOC134435249 gene encoding serum amyloid P-component-like — translation MVKEREAIAIVKEELYAQLNMIFHLTFMIFCTASQAASDLSGKVVIFPVKGNTAHVRLTPLLSNILFSTTFCLRFYTDLSTGLARVTVNEVHSVKTSRHAGGSIAGTPIIILCQDQDSYGGGFDANQAFTGHIKDVHMWDHVISACEINNYMQGFAHSPGNYLDWTRMDYSVHGYVLVEDDDTC, via the exons ATGGTTAAAGAAAG AGAAGCCATCGCCATCGTGAAAGAAGAGCTATATGCACAGCTGAACATGATCTTTCACCTGACGTTCATGATCTTCTGCACTGCATCACAAG CTGCAAGTGATCTGTCGGGAAAAGTCGTCATATTTCCTGTGAAGGGAAACACCGCTCACGTGAGACTAACTCCACTGCTCTCCAACATTCTGTTCTCAACAACATTCTGCCTGAGGTTCTACACTGATTTAA GTACTGGTTTGGCTCGTGTGACTGTCAATGAAGTCCATAGCGTGAAGACGTCTAGACATGCTGGAGGCTCCATTGCTGGGACGCCCATTATAATTTTATGCCAGGACCAGGATAGCTATGGGGGAGGGTTTGATGCCAATCAGGCTTTCACTGGACACATTAAAGATGTGCACATGTGGGATCACGTCATTTCTGCTTGTGAAATCAACAATTACATGCAAGGTTTTGCTCACAGCCCAGGTAATTACCTTGACTGGACAAGGATGGACTACTCTGTTCATGGCTATGTGCTGGTAGAGGATGATGACACCTGCTAA